In Haematobia irritans isolate KBUSLIRL chromosome 1, ASM5000362v1, whole genome shotgun sequence, a genomic segment contains:
- the LOC142222577 gene encoding uncharacterized protein LOC142222577 — MTSKRQSNRKKSLLKKLNTASATRKPSTISQRNRDRDAKRLRRAALSLDDLLVLREREALQKRIYRSNLSEEQKEALREKDKLRKRIERKGHAMMRTGKKKGTKKSSKGKHSKAESDVGRTKERKTLSGAAKQKSKRKSVKFA; from the coding sequence ATGACATCTAAACGACAATCAAATAGAAAAAAGTCGCTATTAAAGAAGCTGAACACTGCCTCAGCAACTAGAAAACCATCCACCATTAGTCAAAGAAACCGAGATAGGGATGCAAAACGCCTTAGAAGAGCTGCCTTAAGTTTGGACGATTTGCTGGTATTACGAGAACGTGAAGCTCTACAAAAAAGAATATATCGTTCTAATCTTTCGGAAGAACAAAAGGAAGCCCTTCGCGAAAAGGACAAACTGCGTAAACGGATTGAACGGAAAGGACATGCCATGATGCGAACTGGAAAGAAGAAAGGAACCAAAAAGTCATCCAAAGGCAAACATTCAAAGGCTGAATCAGATGTGGGACGAACCAAGGAAAGGAAAACATTATCAGGAGCTGCAAAGCAAAAATCGAAACGCAAATCGGTTAAATTTGCTTAG